In the genome of Limibacillus halophilus, the window TTGTCCAACGCGAAGGCTTCGCGAAACACAAACATCGCGTCGTACTTATTGAAGCTCATACGCAAGAGATAAAGGTAAGGAAGCACCAGTCCCAGAATGTAGAGCATCGCGATGGGCGAAAGCTGGAAGAACCGTCGCCAAAGGGTCCGCCCACGCGCGGCGGCCTCCAGGCTTGGAGCTTCGGAAGAAGTCTGTCCCCCCTCCGTAGTTCCATCAACGGTAGTCGGCTCTCGCACCATCGCGTCTACTCCAACTCTATTCTCAGACCCGTTCAGCCCGTGAAGGCCTTGTTCCACTGCTCAAGCAGTTCCGACTTGCGCGGGTTCAAGACGGACCAATCCGCAAAGCGCAGGCTGTTGACCTTGTCGGCGCCATAAACATGCTTGGCCGCAAGATCCGCATCCATGGTGACCGTCGTGTTGGACGGGCTGTACAGATTGGATACGAAGGCATCCTGATACTCAGCGCCCATGACCCGGTTCGCCCAATCGAGCGCTGCGGCCTTGTTGCTGGTGTTCTTCGGAATCTGCACACCGGTACGCATGCCGTAGGTGCCCTCTGAAGGCGTGGTGAAGGCGACGCTGACACCGTCGTCCATCAGAAGCTGGATCCGATGACGATAGAAGAGAGCGGCATCCATCTCACCTTGCTGGAACTTGCCGAAACCGTCGGTGACGCCTTTGTAGATCTTCATGTTGGGCAAGTCTTTGAGCGCTTGGAAGCCCGGGTCGAGATTCTCGACACTCCCGCCATTCAACTCCGCTGCAATCTGCAGGAAGATCATGCCGTAGGTCGAAGAAATATGCGGCACACCGACCGT includes:
- a CDS encoding extracellular solute-binding protein encodes the protein MNVSRRDFLAGSAAAATALTTLRPAFAASNFVIGTFGGLYSEILDASVIPAFESANDVTVQKELGWGSKFIPKIIASKANPPFDLIYVNEDEAIFGETAGLWEPMDTGATPNIANVYDICKPPAIPQYTSTVYEFTCAYNPEKMDAPKSWADLWQDGITVGVPHISSTYGMIFLQIAAELNGGSVENLDPGFQALKDLPNMKIYKGVTDGFGKFQQGEMDAALFYRHRIQLLMDDGVSVAFTTPSEGTYGMRTGVQIPKNTSNKAAALDWANRVMGAEYQDAFVSNLYSPSNTTVTMDADLAAKHVYGADKVNSLRFADWSVLNPRKSELLEQWNKAFTG